One Longimicrobiaceae bacterium genomic window carries:
- a CDS encoding DUF4142 domain-containing protein — translation MRSLRVGMLLAALAASACGREKGTDARDAEPPPGGSVRLSDGDVVMLVTQVSTGEIAAASAARGKLQNPEVRAYAERMLAEHGAMNDQMRSLPVKGDTVSRPPLQFALRQAVSANEGALISTMPAGPAFDRTFIAMQVNGHSAALDSLRKWQRMVQTPAVRERIGGAIPTVEAHLSMARSIQSRLGPGTATGPILPPPPDTAWY, via the coding sequence ATGCGATCACTACGGGTGGGGATGCTGCTCGCGGCGCTGGCCGCGAGCGCGTGTGGACGGGAGAAGGGCACCGATGCGCGAGACGCCGAGCCGCCGCCGGGCGGCAGCGTTCGGCTGAGCGACGGCGACGTGGTGATGCTGGTGACGCAGGTCAGCACCGGCGAGATCGCGGCCGCCAGCGCCGCCCGCGGCAAGCTCCAGAACCCGGAGGTGCGCGCCTACGCCGAGCGCATGCTGGCCGAGCACGGCGCCATGAACGACCAGATGCGCAGCCTGCCGGTGAAGGGCGACACCGTGTCGCGCCCGCCGCTCCAGTTCGCGCTCCGGCAGGCCGTCTCGGCCAACGAGGGCGCGCTGATCAGCACGATGCCGGCTGGCCCCGCGTTCGACCGCACCTTCATCGCCATGCAGGTGAACGGGCACTCCGCCGCGCTGGACAGCCTGCGCAAGTGGCAGCGGATGGTGCAGACCCCGGCCGTGCGCGAGCGTATCGGCGGGGCGATCCCCACGGTGGAGGCGCACCTGTCGATGGCGCGCAGCATCCAGTCGCGGCTGGGGCCAGGCACCGCGACCGGCCCCATCCTCCCGCCGCCGCCGGACACCGCGTGGTACTAA
- the argC gene encoding N-acetyl-gamma-glutamyl-phosphate reductase has product MLGAGGYAGRELVRLLARHPHARIAFATSESEAGTPLNRTVREAPALPLVKAEDADLAGCDAVVSCLPHGESLKWVERARAGGARVVDLSADLRVRDAETPEWARGAVYGLVELHRDRIAGAELVANPGCYPTAALLALAPLLRRGLVDGPVTIDAASGVTGAGRAAKRELLFGEVAEDFRAYGVGNMHRHLAEMRAQAGLLSGDADAPDLVFTPHLLPVKRGILETIYVPLARPVDDAVTMWADDYAGEPFVDVLADRLPSLADVVGTNRVAVGVSGVAGVKKPMLIVVAAIDNLLKGAAGQAVQNLNLMFGLPETEGLC; this is encoded by the coding sequence GTGCTCGGCGCCGGAGGCTACGCGGGGCGGGAGTTGGTGCGGCTGCTCGCGCGGCACCCGCACGCACGCATCGCCTTCGCCACATCGGAGAGCGAGGCGGGGACGCCGCTGAATCGCACGGTCCGAGAGGCGCCCGCGCTGCCGCTGGTGAAGGCGGAAGATGCAGACCTGGCCGGGTGCGACGCAGTGGTGTCGTGCCTCCCGCACGGCGAGTCGCTGAAGTGGGTGGAGCGGGCGCGGGCGGGCGGGGCGCGCGTGGTGGACCTCTCGGCCGACCTGCGGGTGCGGGATGCGGAGACGCCGGAGTGGGCTCGCGGCGCCGTGTACGGGCTGGTGGAGCTGCACCGCGACCGCATCGCCGGGGCGGAGCTGGTGGCGAACCCCGGCTGCTATCCCACGGCCGCGCTGCTGGCGCTGGCGCCGCTGCTGCGCCGCGGGCTGGTGGACGGGCCGGTGACGATCGACGCCGCGTCTGGCGTGACGGGTGCGGGGCGGGCGGCCAAACGCGAGCTGCTGTTCGGCGAGGTGGCCGAGGACTTCCGCGCGTACGGCGTGGGCAACATGCACCGGCACCTGGCGGAGATGCGCGCGCAGGCGGGGCTGCTGTCGGGAGATGCGGACGCGCCGGACCTCGTCTTCACCCCGCACCTGCTGCCGGTGAAGCGCGGCATCCTGGAGACGATCTACGTGCCGCTCGCCCGCCCGGTGGACGACGCGGTGACGATGTGGGCCGATGACTACGCGGGCGAGCCTTTCGTGGACGTGCTGGCGGATCGCCTTCCCTCGCTGGCGGACGTCGTGGGCACGAACCGCGTCGCCGTTGGCGTCTCCGGCGTGGCCGGGGTGAAGAAGCCGATGCTGATCGTGGTCGCGGCCATCGACAACCTGCTCAAGGGCGCCGCCGGACAGGCGGTGCAGAACCTCAACCTCATGTTCGGCCTGCCCGAGACGGAAGGACTGTGCTGA